CCGCCAGTAGATCCCTCGTGCGAACCACGGCCAACGCCGTGGCAATTAAGAATAGTAAAAGCAAGACATCCAATCTCCAAATCATTCCGCTTTTGCCTCCTTCTCGGTCTCTTCAATTAAGGGAGGTGGTGCTACCTTCCTCCAAGGTCGAAGACCACGTCTGAATGCAGCTCTGGCAATGGCGTGACCCATGGTCGGGCTGGTTATTAACACCAAAGCGAAAAGAACCAATATCTTGAGGGCATCGAAGGAAAATTTTTCATATATTGCCAGTCCGAGCAAGATCGAGCACGCCCCCAGGGTGTCACATTTGGTAGCGGCATGGGTTCGGCAGTAAAAATCGGGTAAGCGCAATATGCCTACCGTTCCAACGATGAAAAAGAATATTCCTATAACTGCAAAAATCATGGCGATTATGCGGGTGATTATCTCTATAATCTCAATCACGCTCCCAATCACCCCTTATCTTGCCAGTCTCCAGGTATCTTGCCGCTGCGGTGGTAATGATGAAGTTCAACAGTCCATAAACCAGAGCCACGTCCAAATACATCGCCTGACGGAATATGTAGGCTATGAGTACCAAAATTACCAGGGTTTTAGTACCCACGATGTTCACAGCGAGGATCCTATCAGGTACAGTTGGACCTCGAAATGCCCTGTACAGACAAAGAAAGGCATTG
This is a stretch of genomic DNA from Actinomycetota bacterium. It encodes these proteins:
- the mnhG gene encoding monovalent cation/H(+) antiporter subunit G, which translates into the protein MIEIIEIITRIIAMIFAVIGIFFFIVGTVGILRLPDFYCRTHAATKCDTLGACSILLGLAIYEKFSFDALKILVLFALVLITSPTMGHAIARAAFRRGLRPWRKVAPPPLIEETEKEAKAE
- a CDS encoding cation:proton antiporter; this encodes MSTFYLYVGIILIANAFLCLYRAFRGPTVPDRILAVNIVGTKTLVILVLIAYIFRQAMYLDVALVYGLLNFIITTAAARYLETGKIRGDWERD